The segment TTGTCCTTGAGGAAGGGGATAAATAGTTCTGTGGCCTCGAATGGCTGATGGCCATCCCAGCCGCCACGGACCACGAGGGAGGTCTTCTTGTTAGTCATGGTTTCCTTTGCTTAGAAATACGGCCGGATAAAACGAATGGTCAGCGGCTTGAGAATGCTGCGTCGAATGCGGCGGCCGGCGGGGCGATAGCGGCGAGTTCCCGGACCATGGCCAAGGATTGCGGCGCTCCCGCGAGTCGGTCCATGCCGGCGTCTTCCCACTCGACGCTGGTTGGCCCCTCGTAGCCGATGGCATTGAGGGTCCGGAAGATCGGCTCCCACTTCACGTCCCCATGGCCTGCGGTGACGAAGTCCCAGCCACGGCGCGGATCCGCCCATGGCAAATGGGATCCGAGCCGGCCATTGCGGCCATTGAGCTGGCGGATAGATTCCTTGACGTGCATATGGAAGATCTTCGGCGCGAAATCCTGGAGGAACATCAGCGGATCCAGGTCCTGCCAGATGAAGTGGGATGGATCGAGGGCGACCTCTTCGAAGGGCAGATCGGCCCACTGGCCGGTGAATAGTGTGATGGGCCTTTTCATCGGGGTTCCCTCCTAGACTTTCTGCCAGCGGCTGGATTCTGCGGCGCTGCCTTCCACGGCGGCAAGGACCTTTTGCACTTGCAAGGCGTCCGCGAACGACGGCGAGGGCTGCTCGCCTGCGCCGATCGCCGTTACGAGGTCCACCACTTGGTGCGTGAAACCGTGTTCGTATCCGAGGCCATGTCCGGTAGGCCACCAGTTGCCTGCGTAGGGGTGTTCGGGTTCGGTGACGAAGATCCGGCGGAATCCGGCGTCGGGGGATTCCGCGGCGTCGTAGAAGGACAAGACGTTCATCTCTTCGAAGTCGAACGCGAGGGATGCCTTGGTGCCATTGACCTCGAGGCGCATGGCGTTCTTCCGTCCCAACGCGAAACGCGTCGCTTCGAAAACCCCGACGGCGCCCGCGGAAGTAGCGCCGCCGTCGAACCTTGCGGTGAAAATGGCGGCGTCATCGACGGTGACCGTGCCGCGTGGCGCATCCGCGCCGACGTCGCCATGGCCGCCGAGTCCCACGAGGTCACCGGTCAACGGCCGCTCGTGGACGAAAGTTTCCAGGAGCGCGGAAACGCCCGTGATCTGCTGCCCGGTGACCCACTGCGCGGCGTCGATGCTGTGCGCTCCGATGTCGCCCAAGGAACCGGACCCGGACTTGGACTTGTCCAGCCGCCAGGTCATGGGCGCGGTTTCGTCGCTGAGCCAATCCTGCAGGTACTGCGCCCGCACGTGCCGGATGTTTCCCAGCCGGCCGTCGTCGACCATCCGCTTGGCGAGGGCCAACGCGGGGGTGCGGCGGTAGCTGAAGCCGCACATCGAGAACACTCCGCGTTGCGCTGCGGCCTGGGCGGCTTCGGTCATGCGCTCCGCTTCCGCGACCGAATTGGCCAGGGGTTTTTCGCAGAGCACGTGCTTGCCGGCTTCGAGGGCTGCGATCGCGATCTCGGCGTGCGTGTTGCCCGGGGTGCAGATGTCGATGAGGTCGATGTCGTCTCGTTCGAGGAGCCGGCGCCAGTCAGTTTCCACCGATCCCCAGCCGAGCTTGCCCGCGACGGCCCGGACGCCGTCATCGTTCCGGCCGCAAAGCGCGGTGAGCTGGGGGTCCAACGGGAGATCGAAGAACCGCGGCGCTGTCCGCCAGGCGTGGGAGTGGGCGGCACCCATGAATGCGTAGCCGACCATGCCGACGCGCAAGGGCTTTGCGGTGGTCATTGTGTTCCTTTCGTGAATTTCAAGAGAGCGATGGCTATTTGCTGAATCCGGCAGTCAACCCGCTGAGCAGTTGGCGGCGGGCCATCACATAGATGACCAGGAGCGGCAAGGTGGCGAGCACCACGGAAGCCAGCACGGCGGGGATGTTCACGCTGAATTCGCCTTGGAAGGTCCACAAGGACAGCGGAAGCACGCGGGTGGACGGGCTCTGGGTCAGGATCAGCGGGAAGAGGAAGCCGTTCCAGACGCCGAGCGCGTTGTAGATGCCTACGGTCACGACGGCGGGCCGCGTCATGGGCAGCGCGAGTCGCCACATCATGGCCCAGTCCGAGCAGCCGTCGAGTCGCATGGACTCGAACAGCTCGTTGGGGACATCGCGCATGAAGTTGCTCAGGATGAGGACGGAAATGGGAATGGCGAACGCGATGGAGGGGAGGATCAGCGCCAACAAGGTGTCATAGAGATGGGCTTTGGTGATCATCCAATAGATGGGGATGATCGTGGCGTGCAAGGGGATCGCCAGGCCCAGGAGGAACGTGTTGTTCGTCCACGTCAGGAAGCGGCCCTTGCCCCGAACGATCGCGTAGGCGGCCATGAACGAGACGAAGAGTGCCGGTACAACGCTGCCCACTGTGACGATCAGGCTGTTGGCGAAGTACATGGCGAAGTCGTTGTCCAGGACCAACTTGTAGTTGTCCAACGTCGGCTCGGTGGGCGGCATCATCGGGTTCGAGGTGAAGAACCCGGCTTGGTTCTTCAGGCTGGTCACCACCACGTAGTAGATAGGAACGATGATGATCGCCAGCCAAAGCCAGCCGCCCAGGCCACCGAGGTAGTTGGGACGGAAGCGTCCTGGCCCCTTGGTCCGTTTTGCTCGGGGGCCATGCTTGTGGCCTTGCTTGTTGCTTAGCGCGGTGCGCCTTGCCGGCGGTGCGGGAATCTGGGTTGTGGAAGCCATCAGGCACCTTCCAATTGGCTTGCGTTGCGGTTCTTGCCACCGAGTCTTTGCAGGAGG is part of the Arthrobacter ramosus genome and harbors:
- a CDS encoding Gfo/Idh/MocA family protein, whose protein sequence is MTTAKPLRVGMVGYAFMGAAHSHAWRTAPRFFDLPLDPQLTALCGRNDDGVRAVAGKLGWGSVETDWRRLLERDDIDLIDICTPGNTHAEIAIAALEAGKHVLCEKPLANSVAEAERMTEAAQAAAQRGVFSMCGFSYRRTPALALAKRMVDDGRLGNIRHVRAQYLQDWLSDETAPMTWRLDKSKSGSGSLGDIGAHSIDAAQWVTGQQITGVSALLETFVHERPLTGDLVGLGGHGDVGADAPRGTVTVDDAAIFTARFDGGATSAGAVGVFEATRFALGRKNAMRLEVNGTKASLAFDFEEMNVLSFYDAAESPDAGFRRIFVTEPEHPYAGNWWPTGHGLGYEHGFTHQVVDLVTAIGAGEQPSPSFADALQVQKVLAAVEGSAAESSRWQKV
- a CDS encoding carbohydrate ABC transporter permease, producing the protein MASTTQIPAPPARRTALSNKQGHKHGPRAKRTKGPGRFRPNYLGGLGGWLWLAIIIVPIYYVVVTSLKNQAGFFTSNPMMPPTEPTLDNYKLVLDNDFAMYFANSLIVTVGSVVPALFVSFMAAYAIVRGKGRFLTWTNNTFLLGLAIPLHATIIPIYWMITKAHLYDTLLALILPSIAFAIPISVLILSNFMRDVPNELFESMRLDGCSDWAMMWRLALPMTRPAVVTVGIYNALGVWNGFLFPLILTQSPSTRVLPLSLWTFQGEFSVNIPAVLASVVLATLPLLVIYVMARRQLLSGLTAGFSK